In Desulforegula conservatrix Mb1Pa, the sequence AAAAGCTTGGCAAAAAGCTTCAGGTTTTGGATTTTTTGTCTGAATCCGTTGTGCATAACTTTCTTAAAAATATCATAAAAAAAATTTTGGGAAAGGTTTGGAAAACATTTTTTACAAAAAGGGTTTTCCAAGAATAAAGCTATCCCTTTAAAAAGCTACTAACTGAATAGTTACAAATAGTTAAGCATTTAACCGTAGCCGGAACATAGTCTTTTAAAAAACCCAGTAACAAATTCCATGATACGGCTTTACTGAAATCAAATCCGAAATACAAATAATGGTGGAATAAAACCAAAAAAAATCCCGCGGGCATATGCACACGGGATTCTGTATATCTGAATTTTTGATTAACTGTCAATTAAACATGAGATATGCTCCGAGTTGATCATAATGATCCATGGAGTTGAATTCCACACCCACAAAAGAGCTTTCAATTTTTCTGACTATTACATCTTTCTTTACAATTGATCTAAGGGTGTCATCCAGCCTGAACTCGACAGATAGCTCTTCTCCGATCACGAATTGCTCTGTGCCATTAATTCTAAGTTTGAGGCCTGATCTGGAAATGTCACAGACTGTCATTATTCCTTTCCTGGCATTTGCGGTTCTTACGAAGTTGCCGGAAAAGTTTGATTTTTTCCTTATGTATCTTCTTCTTTCAAGTTCGGCCACATAACAATGACCACAGATGCATCTGCATTTTAGTCGCACAGTTGATTTTAACTCTAAATATTTGGATACATCAGCCTGCTTGAGTTTGCCACATTGCGGGCATATTATTGTCGTGGTGCCATCCTGGTTAGCAAAAATCCTTTCGCTCATAAACTTACCTGCTATTGTAAAATATTAACTGACACAAACTCTTCTGATCTCGTTAACATCTGTAAAACCCGCGAAAACTTTCAGCAGACCGTCTTGAAGGAGGGTTGTCATTCCCTGTTCGGCGCCATTTTGAAAAATATTTTCGGTTGGCGCAGCTTTTTTAATCAGTAATTTGACATCCTTTGTTCCTTCGAGCATTTCATGAATACCCATTCTGCCTCTATAGCCGCTGTTGTTGCAGTCTTCACAACCAGATGGCCTGTAAAGTATCATATCCGGTTTATATTTAATTCCGGCCTTTTCGAAGTATTTTGCTCCGTATAGCGAAACGATTTCACTGAATTCCTCCCTTGAAGGGTTGTAGCTCTTCTTGCATTTGTTGCAGAGTTTGCGGACAAGACGCTGGGCCAATACCCCTAGAAAAGCGTCTGAGAAGTTAAGAGGGTTCAGCCCCATGTCCAGAAGTCTTGTGATCGTTTCAGGGGCGCTGTTCGTATGAAGTGTTGAAAGCACCAAATGCCCTGTGAGAGAGGCTTCGATACCAATGGAAGCTGTTTCATGATCTCTCATTTCACCTATCATGATAACGTCCGGGTCTGCTCGCAGGAATGCCCTCATTATCCTGGCAAAATTAAGGCCTATTTCTGATTTGCATTCTACCTGCCTTAATCCTTGTTGTGTGATTTCAACCGGGTCTTCGGCAGTCCATATTTTAATTCCTGGTTTATTAATGTGACCAAGGGCAGAATGAAGTGTGGTCGTTTTACCTGATCCAGTCGGCCCAACAACGAGTATCAATCCATATGGCTGCTGGATTATTCTCTTAAGCACCTCAAGATTTCTGTCAGTCATCCCCATGTCATTCAGCTTCATCGCACCTGATTCTGCGAGTATTCTAAGGACAGCATCTTCAAATCCACCGGCTGTGGGGAGTGTCGCAACACGAAGCTCGAAAGGCTTGACCCCTTTTCTGTTGAATTTAATTTTGCCGTCCTGGGGCATTCTCTTTTCGGCAATAT encodes:
- a CDS encoding PilZ domain-containing protein, encoding MSERIFANQDGTTTIICPQCGKLKQADVSKYLELKSTVRLKCRCICGHCYVAELERRRYIRKKSNFSGNFVRTANARKGIMTVCDISRSGLKLRINGTEQFVIGEELSVEFRLDDTLRSIVKKDVIVRKIESSFVGVEFNSMDHYDQLGAYLMFN